From a region of the Helianthus annuus cultivar XRQ/B chromosome 5, HanXRQr2.0-SUNRISE, whole genome shotgun sequence genome:
- the LOC110943528 gene encoding receptor-like protein EIX2 has protein sequence MGNQWVLGLHLIFIGTFVVATTCLGARNSTASCHEQERLALLKFKDSVKDDFKMLSSWVGIDCCSWDRVHCDGATGRVASLHLRGIVRGLSSSCWVTGTFASVTASMVNGYLVGEEYYLIGEDVNSSLAELRHLKYLDLSGNDFQGRRIPEFIGSLKKLRYLNLSNAGFSGNIPHHIGNLSNLKVLALSSTTYTQTLTADDMVWISGLSSLKYLDLNGVNLSGAKNRDKVLYMIPSVIHLSLSCSGFSAVDLAAGPRLNFSRILPNIKYLQLKDNAIEVLFPSVLTNMSSLVSLDLSGNILNSSIPFMPSLLKLDLSNSEIRQIDYIGIWRQCNLKELIVSFSNLEGDMTGPSTNASMCSTYALEVLDLSLNELSCSIPKSFGRLTSLRALHLESNRLKGPIPEDLGKLRFLEVLDLSYNQLDGPIPTLLGRITELDLSHNQLNYSIPESFRSLAALTYLNLESNQLTGPIPASLGRLATLKTFSMSSNLLNGTIPTLVGQLTELEFLDVSNNSLEGEILEAHFSNLSMLKYLDLSSNRNLTLNVSRQWIPPFQLRTIRLSSCKISDEFPKWFQTQKKLDELVLSNASISGPLPTWLRQMRIISFLDLSYNKLNGPLTNLPFGDPLNRYINEYMGSLYLQNNLFNGLIPRSLCTRTGLEILDLSKNRLTGIIPNCLLNLQHLSMMILSSNGLSGVIPSFLGRISPALSWLNLNNNSFTGELPQDLGKLHALTVLDLGDNEFSGKIPKWIGEKLTRLMVLRLHKNNFSGRIPQSLCKNSRLQILDIAHNNLIGQVPRCFGELYGMVEASHQDIRNGSFSSSDENVIQVIKGSDLEYSKTLDLVFNMDLSSNKLVGQIPEELMTLSLLVGLNLSHNHLSGGIPSSIGNMKALFSLDFADNKLTGMIPPSLASLNFLSHLNLSHNNLSGKIPTGNQLQTLTDPSIYVGNRDLCGAPLPKNCSNHEDPTTTTSKNNKREPDGPKEWFYLSVVCGIATGFWGVIGVLLFKKQWRYKLFMVAEVTTDMIYVAVMVRVSKMKRKGRDAA, from the coding sequence ATGGGAAATCAGTGGGTTTTGGGGCTTCATCTCATTTTCATAGGTACTTTTGTGGTTGCAACAACTTGTTTGGGTGCTCGTAATTCGACAGCAAGTTGCCATGAGCAAGAGAGGCTAGCACTGCTTAAGTTTAAAGACAGCGTCAAAGATGATTTCAAAATGTTGTCATCATGGGTTGGCATCGATTGTTGCTCATGGGACCGAGTTCATTGTGATGGTGCCACCGGAAGAGTTGCCAGTCTTCATCTAAGAGGAATTGTAAGGGGACTTTCTTCTTCATGTTGGGTTACTGGCACTTTTGCCAGCGTCACCGCAAGTATGGTAAACGGCTACTTAGTTGGTGAAGAGTACTACTTAATTGGAGAAGATGTCAACTCTTCTTTAGCAGAGTTGAGGCATTTAAAATATCTGGACTTGAGCGGAAATGATTTTCAAGGAAGGCGGATCCCGGAGTTCATCGGATCCTTGAAAAAGTTAAGGTACCTCAATCTCTCTAATGCAGGTTTTAGTGGCAATATTCCCCATCACATTGGAAATCTTTCAAATTTGAAAGTTCTTGCTCTCAGTTCAACAACATACACACAAACGTTAACCGCCGATGATATGGTCTGGATTTCTGGCCTTTCGTCACTCAAGTATCTTGACTTGAATGGAGTGAATCTTAGCGGGGCAAAAAATCGTGACAAGGTGCTTTACATGATTCCTTCAGTAATACACTTAAGCTTGTCATGCTCTGGATTTTCAGCTGTTGATCTTGCAGCAGGTCCGCGTCTGAATTTTAGTAGAATTCTTCCCAACATCAAATACCTTCAGCTTAAGGACAACGCAATTGAAGTCCTATTTCCATCGGTTTTAACAAACATGAGTTCCCTAGTATCTCTTGACCTTTCAGGCAACATTCTAAATTCATCAATTCCTTTCATGCCTAGCCTTCTTAAGCTTGATCTTTCTAATAGTGAAATTAGGCAGATTGATTATATTGGTATATGGAGACAGTGCAACCTGAAAGAATTGATTGTTTCATTTAGTAATCTTGAAGGAGATATGACTGGACCATCAACAAATGCATCCATGTGTTCCACATATGCTTTAGAGGTGCTGGATTTATCTCTGAATGAATTAAGTTGTTCAATTCCAAAATCATTTGGAAGGCTGACAAGTTTAAGAGCATTACATCTTGAATCGAACAGATTAAAAGGTCCAATCCCTGAAGATTTGGGGAAATTAAGATTTTTAGAAGTATTAGATCTATCTTACAACCAGTTAGATGGTCCCATTCCAACACTTCTTGGACGGATAACCGAACTTGACCTTTCTCATAATCAATTGAATTACTCGATTCCAGAATCCTTTAGAAGTTTAGCAGCTTTAACATATTTAAATCTAGAAAGCAATCAGTTAACAGGACCCATCCCAGCATCTCTAGGAAGACTTGCCACATTAAAAACATTTTCGATGTCTTCAAATTTGTTAAATGGGACTATTCCAACTCTTGTTGGGCAACTCACCGAACTTGAATTTCTAGATGTCTCCAATAACTCTTTAGAAGGAGAAATTTTGGAAGCCCATTTTTCAAACCTTTCAATGTTGAAGTACTTGGATTTAAGTTCCAATCGGAATTTGACATTAAATGTTTCACGTCAGTGGATACCTCCGTTCCAATTGAGAACCATTCGGCTTAGTTCTTGCAAAATTTCAGATGAATTCCCGAAGTGGTTTCAAACTCAAAAGAAACTTGATGAGTTGGTGTTATCTAACGCTAGCATTTCTGGGCCTCTGCCCACATGGTTGCGGCAGATGCGCATCATCAGTTTCTTAGATCTCTCTTACAACAAACTCAATGGACCATTGACAAACCTTCCTTTCGGGGACCCTCTTAATAGATATATAAATGAATATATGGGGTCATTATATCTGCAAAATAACCTTTTCAATGGGTTAATTCCAAGGTCTTTGTGCACAAGGACTGGCTTGGAAATTCTTGATCTTTCAAAAAACAGGTTAACTGGGATAATACCCAACTGTTTACTGAATCTTCAACATTTGAGTATGATGATACTTAGTTCAAATGGCTTATCTGGTGTCATTCCAAGTTTTTTAGGCCGCATTTCCCCAGCATTGTCATGGCTAAACTTGAACAACAACAGCTTCACTGGAGAGCTTCCTCAAGATTTGGGAAAGTTACACGCCTTGACAGTCTTAGATCTTGGTGACAACGAATTTTCCGGAAAGATTCCCAAATGGATTGGAGAAAAACTAACAAGGTTGATGGTTCTGAGGTTGCATAAGAATAACTTCAGTGGAAGAATTCCTCAATCTTTATGCAAAAACTCACGTCTTCAGATTTTGGATATCGCACACAACAACTTAATAGGACAAGTCCCGCGTTGCTTCGGAGAGCTGTATGGAATGGTTGAGGCTAGTCATCAAGATATTCGTAACGGAAGTTTTTCTAGTTCTGATGAAAACGTAATTCAGGTAATAAAAGGTTCCGATCTTGAATATTCAAAAACTTTGGATTTGGTTTTTAATATGGATCTTTCAAGCAATAAACTAGTCGGGCAGATACCGGAAGAGTTAATGACACTTTCTCTGTTGGTGGGTCTCAATCTGTCTCATAATCATCTAAGTGGGGGAATTCCAAGCAGTATTGGGAACATGAAGGCTTTATTTTCACTCGATTTCGCAGACAACAAGTTAACTGGAATGATTCCTCCAAGCTTGGCATCTTTGAACTTTTTGAGCCATTTGAATCTGTCACATAACAACTTGTCCGGAAAAATTCCAACGGGAAATCAATTGCAAACCCTTACTGATCCATCAATATATGTTGGTAACAGAGATCTCTGTGGCGCTCCACTACCAAAGAATTGCTCCAATCATGAAGATCCAACCACCACAACAAGCAAGAACAACAAAAGAGAACCTGATGGGCCCAAGGAATGGTTTTATCTGAGTGTAGTGTGTGGTATAGCAACAGGGTTTTGGGGTGTTATTGGAGTCTTGCTGTTCAAGAAGCAATGGAGGTATAAGCTTTTTATGGTGGCAGAGGTAACCACGGACATGATATATGTTGCAGTCATGGTGAGAGTTTCCAAgatgaaaagaaaaggaagagatGCGGCATAA